Proteins encoded together in one Streptomyces umbrinus window:
- a CDS encoding MBL fold metallo-hydrolase, whose product MKLTKKSHACVRLEKDGRTLVIDPGVFSEEDAAVGVDAILVTHEHPDHFSEGHLRAGLEANPAAEIWTLKSVADQLSAAFPGRVHTVGHGDTFTAAGFDVRVHGELHAVIHPDIPRITNVGYLVDGGRVFHPGDALTVPDHPVETLMLPVMAPWSKISEVIDYVREVKPQRAYDIHDALLTDLARPIYDRQIGALGGSEHLRLAPGETADL is encoded by the coding sequence ATGAAGCTCACCAAGAAGTCGCACGCCTGCGTCCGCCTGGAGAAGGACGGCCGCACGCTCGTCATCGATCCCGGCGTCTTCAGCGAGGAGGACGCCGCGGTCGGCGTGGACGCGATCCTCGTCACGCACGAGCACCCCGACCACTTCAGCGAGGGTCACCTGCGCGCAGGCCTTGAGGCCAACCCGGCCGCGGAGATCTGGACCCTGAAGTCCGTCGCCGACCAGCTCTCGGCCGCGTTCCCGGGCCGGGTCCACACCGTCGGCCACGGCGACACGTTCACCGCCGCGGGCTTCGACGTGCGGGTCCACGGCGAACTGCACGCCGTGATCCACCCGGACATCCCGCGCATCACGAACGTCGGTTACCTCGTCGACGGCGGCCGCGTCTTCCACCCCGGAGACGCCCTCACCGTCCCCGACCACCCGGTCGAGACGCTGATGCTCCCCGTCATGGCCCCCTGGAGCAAGATCTCCGAGGTCATCGACTACGTCCGCGAGGTCAAACCGCAGCGCGCGTACGACATCCACGACGCCCTGCTCACCGACCTGGCGCGCCCCATCTACGACCGACAGATCGGCGCCCTGGGCGGCTCCGAGCACCTGCGGCTGGCACCGGGGGAGACCGCCGACCTCTGA
- the pcaDC gene encoding bifunctional 3-oxoadipate enol-lactonase/4-carboxymuconolactone decarboxylase PcaDC gives MKSPALQYRFDGPEDAPVLILGPSLGTTWHMWDRQVPELAKQWRVFRFDLPGHGGAPAYPAGSVTELAERLLVTLDGLGVQRFGYAGCALGGAIGAELALRRPERLASLTLIAASPRFGTADEFRQRGVIVRSNGLDPIARTSPERWFTQGFAAAQPAITEWAVQMVRTTDPGCYIAACEALASFDIHAELGRIGVPTLVLVGSDDQVTGPAEARTLVAGIPDARLAVVPGASHLVPVEQPAAVTDLLVRHFSTAWQQPAYDSSTGQMAVVVPQASPVVAAPQQMSPVAEIAPAAQPEAVLGRPDPYDAGIKVRREVLGDAHVDRALAQADEFSGDFQEFITRYAWGEIWDRPGLDRRSRSCVTLTALVAGGHLDELAFHTRAALRNGLTPVEIKEVLLQAAVYCGVPAANSAFKVAQQVIREETTPQE, from the coding sequence ATGAAGTCCCCAGCCCTCCAGTACCGCTTCGACGGCCCGGAAGACGCCCCCGTGCTCATCCTCGGTCCCTCGCTCGGTACGACCTGGCACATGTGGGACCGGCAGGTCCCGGAGCTGGCCAAGCAATGGCGGGTCTTCCGCTTCGACCTGCCGGGCCACGGCGGCGCGCCCGCCTACCCGGCCGGTTCCGTCACCGAGCTCGCCGAGCGGCTGCTCGTCACGCTCGACGGGCTCGGCGTCCAGCGGTTCGGGTACGCGGGCTGCGCGCTCGGCGGTGCCATCGGAGCCGAGCTGGCGCTGCGCCGCCCGGAGCGCCTCGCCTCGCTCACGCTGATCGCGGCCTCACCGCGCTTCGGCACGGCCGACGAGTTCCGGCAGCGCGGCGTGATCGTACGGTCGAACGGCCTGGACCCGATCGCGCGGACGTCCCCGGAGCGCTGGTTCACGCAGGGCTTCGCCGCGGCGCAGCCCGCGATCACCGAGTGGGCCGTGCAGATGGTGCGCACCACGGACCCGGGCTGCTACATCGCCGCGTGCGAGGCGCTCGCCTCGTTCGACATCCATGCCGAGCTGGGCCGTATCGGGGTGCCGACGCTCGTCCTGGTCGGCTCCGACGACCAGGTCACCGGGCCCGCCGAAGCCCGCACCCTGGTCGCCGGCATACCGGACGCCCGCCTCGCCGTCGTACCCGGCGCCTCGCACCTGGTCCCCGTGGAACAGCCCGCCGCGGTCACGGACCTTCTCGTACGGCACTTCTCCACGGCCTGGCAGCAGCCCGCCTACGACTCGTCCACCGGACAGATGGCGGTCGTGGTGCCGCAGGCGAGCCCGGTCGTGGCCGCGCCGCAGCAGATGTCGCCCGTCGCCGAGATCGCCCCGGCCGCGCAGCCCGAGGCGGTCCTGGGCAGACCCGACCCGTACGACGCGGGCATCAAGGTCCGCCGGGAGGTGCTCGGGGACGCGCACGTGGACCGCGCGCTGGCGCAGGCCGACGAGTTCTCCGGGGACTTCCAGGAGTTCATCACCCGCTATGCGTGGGGCGAGATCTGGGACCGGCCCGGCCTCGACCGGCGCTCGCGAAGCTGCGTCACGCTCACCGCCCTGGTCGCGGGCGGCCACCTCGACGAACTGGCCTTCCACACCCGGGCCGCCCTCCGCAACGGCCTCACTCCGGTCGAGATCAAGGAGGTGCTCCTCCAGGCGGCCGTCTACTGCGGCGTACCGGCCGCGAACAGCGCCTTCAAGGTGGCCCAGCAGGTCATCCGCGAGGAGACCACACCCCAGGAGTGA
- a CDS encoding SWIM zinc finger family protein, translating to MANRRAAAQVRELADRLGDAFDLTARLEREQSEDRPARPHAAPGSTPPAEGPAPEDRPAGRPSPDVTGPMDTDAATAAPDTAQASVADQHPSTGPELAPQPQPQPQPQPQPQPQPQPGLEPRPEPKRGPAPAPAPSSDAAAAPGGGSIADTVRAAMARAARDPHTEPEPKPSTTPTPASHPGVTATPTPAPHSDAAPDSAAPHPTHSQLPIAAPPRSMAAPGRDGELRRTFPALPAPPARPQGTDGFAETWWGNAWVAALEEMALDAARLGRGKAYARAGHVDAITVTPGLVLAYVHGSRPRPYRVQIRMRTLSDDDWERFLDAAAERPGHIAALLDKDLPQSLADSGVGLLPGPGDLVPQCSCPDSGHPCKHAAALCYQTARLLDEDPFVLLLSRGRGERELLDALSRRSATLAARSARAEREPALPGVRATDALAPRALPPLPAPLPPPAHPEQPPAYPASPGGPDPFALDQLATDAAARAHALLTTGRDPVAELTLWQDAVRLAATRPGSGLTATTRALYASLATAAGRTPADLARAVAAWRQGGLEGLAVLEEPWDPPAGRFDRARPLLLAADFPAFRPWHNHLTHPRGHIQLRLGHDGLWYAYESEPGHDDWWPRGTPDLDPVGALTGLGSPTDL from the coding sequence ATGGCGAACCGCCGCGCCGCGGCACAGGTCCGGGAGCTGGCCGACCGGTTGGGCGACGCCTTCGACCTGACGGCCCGGCTGGAGAGGGAGCAGTCCGAGGACCGACCGGCGCGACCCCACGCCGCACCGGGCAGCACCCCTCCAGCGGAGGGTCCCGCCCCCGAAGACCGGCCCGCCGGACGGCCGTCCCCAGACGTCACAGGGCCCATGGACACGGATGCCGCCACCGCGGCGCCCGACACCGCCCAAGCCTCGGTCGCCGACCAGCACCCGTCCACCGGACCCGAGTTGGCGCCGCAGCCGCAGCCGCAGCCGCAGCCGCAGCCGCAGCCGCAGCCGCAGCCGCAGCCGGGGCTGGAGCCGAGGCCGGAGCCCAAGCGCGGACCCGCGCCAGCACCCGCACCCTCCTCCGACGCGGCAGCAGCACCCGGCGGCGGTTCGATCGCCGACACCGTGCGAGCCGCCATGGCCAGGGCAGCCCGCGACCCTCACACCGAGCCCGAACCGAAGCCCAGCACCACCCCCACACCCGCATCCCACCCCGGCGTCACCGCGACGCCCACCCCCGCCCCCCACTCCGATGCCGCCCCCGACTCCGCAGCCCCTCACCCCACCCACTCCCAACTCCCCATCGCAGCGCCCCCGCGCTCCATGGCCGCCCCGGGCCGCGACGGCGAGCTGCGGCGGACCTTCCCCGCGCTCCCCGCACCGCCCGCGCGGCCGCAGGGCACGGACGGGTTCGCCGAGACATGGTGGGGCAACGCGTGGGTGGCCGCGTTGGAGGAGATGGCGTTGGACGCGGCGCGGCTCGGACGGGGGAAGGCGTACGCGCGGGCGGGGCACGTGGACGCCATCACCGTCACGCCCGGGCTCGTACTCGCGTACGTACACGGCAGCCGACCGCGGCCGTATCGCGTGCAGATCCGGATGCGCACGCTCTCGGACGACGACTGGGAGCGGTTCCTCGACGCCGCGGCCGAACGGCCGGGGCACATCGCGGCGTTGCTCGACAAGGATCTGCCCCAGTCGCTCGCCGACAGCGGAGTGGGCCTGCTCCCGGGCCCGGGCGACCTCGTGCCGCAGTGCAGTTGCCCCGACTCCGGCCACCCCTGCAAACACGCGGCCGCGCTCTGCTACCAGACGGCACGGCTGCTGGACGAAGACCCCTTCGTCCTCCTCCTGTCGCGCGGCCGGGGCGAACGCGAGCTGCTGGACGCGCTGTCCCGCCGCAGCGCCACCCTGGCGGCACGCTCGGCCCGCGCCGAGCGCGAACCCGCACTTCCCGGCGTACGGGCCACCGACGCCCTCGCGCCCCGCGCACTGCCGCCGCTCCCGGCCCCGCTGCCGCCGCCCGCGCACCCCGAGCAGCCCCCGGCCTATCCGGCGTCGCCGGGCGGCCCGGACCCGTTCGCACTGGACCAGTTGGCCACCGACGCCGCCGCCCGCGCGCACGCGTTGCTCACGACGGGCCGCGACCCCGTGGCGGAGCTGACCCTCTGGCAGGACGCCGTCCGCCTGGCGGCCACCCGCCCCGGCTCCGGCCTCACCGCAACGACCCGCGCCCTGTACGCGTCCCTGGCCACTGCCGCCGGCCGCACCCCGGCCGACCTGGCGCGGGCGGTCGCCGCCTGGCGGCAGGGCGGACTGGAAGGGCTCGCAGTCCTCGAAGAGCCCTGGGACCCGCCGGCCGGCCGTTTCGACCGGGCCCGCCCACTTCTCCTGGCCGCCGACTTCCCCGCATTCCGCCCCTGGCACAACCACCTCACCCACCCCCGCGGCCACATACAGCTCCGGCTGGGCCACGACGGCCTCTGGTACGCCTACGAGTCGGAACCGGGCCACGACGACTGGTGGCCCAGGGGCACCCCCGACCTCGACCCGGTCGGCGCCCTCACGGGCCTCGGCTCCCCGACCGACCTGTGA
- a CDS encoding DEAD/DEAH box helicase, with protein sequence MSVVQTRAAVGTEPEVSVRLAAVFLPAALPRDGRIAFWDPDGDAPLLGPDTELTVVRRHGSGVRRGSVPALTLPVVEALPLLVRARRDPAAHPATACWGAAALHALRLVARGLLLPGLTPDGFDAWRAGPLDPDDIAHLRAVAASLPYEGHAVPLPGRGPLQLPDREALMRAFVDAVADALPRTAAAPYATGKPFAAAGPQRLPGAQDWAAEVAAGMDAGVRISLRLDLSAYELFDDSEGARRAGAAVVQVHSLADPTLVVDAAALWAGAADTAFGPRARVDAALAVRRAARVWPPLDRLSGQDVPDVLALSEDELSDLLGVAATRLGAAGVAVHWPRDLAQDLSAAAVVRSAPGSATDGTGFFESEELLQFRWQLALGGDLLSEAEMDALAEAHRPVVRLRDQWVLVDPALVRKARKRELGLLDPVDALSVALTGSAEVDGETVEAVPVGALAALRDRLTAGLRPAEPPPALKATLRDYQLRGLAWLDLMTSLGLGGCLADDMGLGKTVTLIALHLKRARTEPTLVVCPASLLGNWQREIERFAPGVPVRRYHGPGRSLESLENMDGGFVLTTYGTMRSTAPQLACQKWGMVVADEAQHVKNPYSATAKALRTIPAPARVALSGTPVENNLSELWALLDWTTPGLLGPLKSFRARHARAVENGEDEEAVTRLARLIRPFLLRRKKSDPGIVPELPPKTETDHPVPLTREQASLYEAVVRESMLAIESVDGIARRGLVLKLLTALKQICDHPALYLKEDTGEHPGGGGGAARQAARSGKLALLDELLDTLLAEDGSALVFTQYVGMAKLITHHLEARAVPVELLHGGTPVAEREHMVDRFQSGATPILVLSLRAAGTGLNLTRAGHVVHFDRWWNPAVEEQATDRAYRIGQTQPVQVHRLITEGTVEDRIAEMLASKRALADAILGSGEASLTELTDRELSDLVSLRRST encoded by the coding sequence ATGAGCGTGGTTCAGACGCGTGCCGCTGTCGGCACCGAGCCCGAGGTGTCCGTGCGGCTGGCCGCCGTCTTCCTGCCCGCCGCTCTGCCACGCGACGGCCGGATCGCCTTCTGGGACCCGGACGGGGACGCACCACTCCTTGGCCCGGACACCGAGCTCACGGTCGTACGGAGGCACGGCTCGGGCGTACGACGGGGATCGGTGCCCGCGCTTACACTGCCGGTCGTCGAAGCGCTGCCACTTCTGGTGCGGGCCCGGCGGGACCCCGCCGCACACCCCGCCACGGCCTGCTGGGGCGCCGCCGCGCTGCACGCCCTGCGCCTCGTCGCCCGCGGGCTGCTGCTGCCCGGCCTGACGCCCGACGGATTCGACGCGTGGCGCGCCGGCCCCCTGGACCCGGACGACATCGCCCACCTGCGGGCGGTGGCCGCGTCCCTTCCGTACGAGGGACACGCCGTACCCCTGCCGGGCCGGGGCCCGCTCCAGTTGCCCGACCGGGAAGCGCTGATGCGCGCCTTCGTGGACGCGGTCGCCGACGCACTGCCCCGCACCGCGGCCGCACCGTATGCCACCGGGAAGCCCTTCGCGGCCGCCGGGCCCCAGCGGCTGCCGGGCGCCCAGGACTGGGCGGCGGAGGTCGCCGCGGGCATGGACGCGGGGGTGCGGATCTCGCTGCGCCTGGACCTGTCCGCGTACGAGCTCTTCGACGACAGCGAGGGCGCGCGGCGCGCGGGCGCGGCCGTCGTCCAGGTGCACAGCCTCGCCGACCCCACTCTCGTCGTCGACGCCGCGGCCCTGTGGGCGGGCGCCGCCGACACGGCGTTCGGGCCGCGTGCCCGTGTCGACGCGGCTCTGGCGGTGCGCCGCGCGGCCCGCGTCTGGCCACCCCTGGACCGGCTGTCCGGGCAGGACGTGCCGGACGTACTGGCGCTGTCCGAGGACGAGTTGTCGGACCTGCTCGGCGTCGCCGCGACCCGCCTCGGCGCGGCCGGGGTCGCCGTGCACTGGCCCCGTGACCTCGCCCAGGACCTGAGCGCGGCGGCGGTCGTCCGCTCCGCGCCGGGCTCGGCCACGGACGGCACGGGCTTCTTCGAGAGCGAGGAACTGCTCCAGTTCCGCTGGCAGTTGGCGCTCGGCGGCGACCTGCTCTCCGAGGCCGAGATGGACGCGCTCGCCGAGGCGCACCGCCCCGTCGTGCGGCTGCGGGACCAGTGGGTGCTCGTCGACCCGGCCCTCGTCCGCAAGGCGCGCAAGCGCGAACTGGGTCTCCTGGATCCCGTCGACGCCCTCTCCGTGGCGCTCACCGGCAGCGCGGAGGTCGACGGCGAGACGGTCGAGGCGGTGCCGGTCGGCGCGCTGGCCGCCCTGCGCGACCGGCTGACGGCCGGCCTGCGACCCGCCGAACCGCCCCCAGCCCTGAAGGCCACCCTCCGGGACTACCAACTCCGCGGACTGGCCTGGCTCGACCTCATGACCTCGCTCGGCCTCGGCGGCTGCCTCGCCGACGACATGGGCCTCGGCAAGACCGTCACCCTCATCGCGCTGCACCTGAAGCGTGCGCGCACCGAACCGACCCTCGTCGTCTGCCCCGCCTCGCTGCTCGGCAACTGGCAGCGGGAGATCGAGCGGTTCGCCCCGGGCGTGCCCGTGCGCCGCTACCACGGTCCCGGCCGCTCCCTGGAGTCCCTGGAGAACATGGACGGCGGGTTCGTCCTCACCACCTACGGGACGATGCGGTCGACGGCGCCGCAGCTCGCCTGCCAGAAGTGGGGCATGGTCGTCGCGGACGAGGCCCAGCACGTCAAGAACCCGTACTCGGCGACGGCCAAGGCCCTGCGGACGATACCCGCACCGGCCAGGGTCGCCCTGAGCGGCACCCCCGTGGAGAACAACCTCTCTGAACTGTGGGCGCTGCTCGACTGGACGACCCCGGGGCTGCTCGGCCCGCTGAAGTCCTTCCGAGCCCGGCACGCGCGCGCGGTGGAGAACGGCGAGGACGAGGAGGCCGTGACCCGCCTCGCCCGGCTGATCCGCCCCTTCCTCCTCCGCCGCAAGAAGTCCGACCCCGGAATCGTCCCAGAACTGCCTCCCAAGACGGAGACGGACCACCCCGTCCCCCTCACCCGCGAACAGGCTTCCCTGTACGAGGCCGTGGTCCGCGAGTCGATGCTGGCGATCGAGAGTGTCGACGGCATCGCCCGGCGCGGCCTGGTCCTCAAGCTCCTCACCGCGCTCAAACAGATCTGCGACCACCCCGCGCTGTACCTGAAGGAGGACACCGGCGAGCACCCCGGCGGTGGCGGAGGGGCCGCCCGCCAGGCCGCCCGGTCCGGCAAACTCGCCCTTCTGGACGAGCTGTTGGACACGCTGCTCGCCGAGGACGGCTCTGCGCTCGTCTTCACGCAGTACGTGGGCATGGCCAAGCTGATCACCCACCACCTCGAGGCGCGCGCGGTCCCCGTCGAGCTCCTTCACGGGGGTACGCCGGTGGCCGAGCGCGAGCACATGGTGGACCGATTCCAGAGCGGGGCGACGCCGATCCTGGTCCTCTCCCTCCGAGCGGCCGGCACGGGCCTCAACCTCACGCGCGCCGGCCATGTCGTCCACTTCGACCGCTGGTGGAACCCCGCCGTGGAGGAGCAGGCCACCGACCGCGCCTACCGCATCGGCCAGACCCAGCCCGTCCAGGTCCACCGCCTCATCACCGAGGGCACCGTCGAGGACCGCATCGCCGAGATGCTCGCCTCCAAGCGGGCCCTGGCCGACGCGATCCTCGGCTCCGGCGAGGCATCCCTGACGGAACTGACCGACCGCGAGCTGTCCGACCTGGTCTCGCTGAGGAGGTCGACGTGA
- a CDS encoding sugar kinase, with protein MTASLPRQASPPDEPPRPPEDRGHMIRRRSLTLLIIVLLIGVPAGYLVISANQSRDSGKDKEEKYSATGLTPGWPSRVQRRLYRIPIPGSSAEVAYYETNNWKTSRLYVQFLTSDEGLDKFLKTIGTSRAALKKNDVAIGARDRRVVGWEFTGPGPWSGLTHAQKNPTPTQDIVVDWTKPGHPMVYVVSRTTP; from the coding sequence GTGACGGCCTCGCTGCCGCGCCAGGCCTCGCCCCCGGACGAGCCACCGCGGCCGCCCGAGGACCGCGGCCACATGATCCGCCGCCGCTCCCTGACCCTGCTGATCATCGTGCTGCTCATCGGTGTCCCGGCCGGCTACCTGGTGATCTCCGCCAACCAGAGCCGCGACAGCGGCAAGGACAAGGAGGAGAAGTACTCGGCGACCGGCCTCACGCCGGGCTGGCCCTCACGCGTCCAGCGCCGCCTCTACCGGATCCCCATCCCGGGGTCCTCGGCCGAGGTCGCGTACTACGAGACGAACAACTGGAAGACCAGCCGTCTCTACGTCCAGTTCCTCACCAGCGACGAGGGTCTCGACAAGTTCCTCAAGACCATCGGCACCAGCCGTGCCGCCCTGAAGAAGAACGACGTCGCCATCGGCGCCCGCGACCGGCGGGTCGTCGGCTGGGAGTTCACCGGCCCCGGCCCCTGGTCGGGTCTGACCCACGCGCAGAAGAACCCGACGCCCACCCAGGACATCGTCGTGGACTGGACGAAGCCCGGCCATCCCATGGTCTACGTGGTCTCCAGAACGACACCCTGA
- a CDS encoding ROK family glucokinase, translating to MSTYRDLALPRALGSARAAGAPIGSRRATVLRTVGTRERRSHLTAPRVPTVGIDIGGTKVMAGVVDADGNILEKVRTETPDKSKSPRVVEDTIVELVLDLSDRHDVHAVGIGAAGWVDADRNRVLFAPHLSWRNEPLRDRISGRLAVPVLVDNDANTAAWAEWRFGAGRGEDHLVMITLGTGIGGAILEDGQVKRGKFGVAGEFGHMQVVPGGHRCPCGNRGCWEQYSSGNALVREARELAAADSPVAYGIIEHVKGDISEITGPMITELAREGDAMCIELLQDIGQWLGVGIANLAAALDPSCFVIGGGVSAADDLLIGPARDAFRRHLTGRGYRPEARIARAQLGPEAGMVGAADLARLVARRFRRANRRRVERYERYERYAESRRSAQDSL from the coding sequence ATGAGCACCTACCGCGACCTCGCACTCCCCAGGGCGCTCGGCTCCGCCAGAGCCGCGGGCGCCCCCATCGGCTCCCGCCGGGCCACCGTCCTGCGCACCGTGGGCACACGCGAGCGCCGTTCACACCTGACGGCGCCGCGCGTCCCGACCGTCGGCATCGACATCGGCGGTACGAAGGTGATGGCGGGAGTCGTCGACGCGGACGGCAACATCCTGGAGAAGGTCCGCACCGAGACCCCCGACAAGTCCAAGAGCCCCAGGGTCGTCGAGGACACCATCGTCGAGCTGGTCCTGGACCTCTCCGACCGGCACGACGTGCACGCGGTCGGTATCGGCGCGGCCGGCTGGGTCGACGCGGACCGCAACCGCGTCCTGTTCGCGCCCCACCTGTCGTGGCGCAACGAGCCCCTCCGGGACCGCATCTCGGGCCGCCTCGCCGTGCCCGTCCTGGTGGACAACGACGCCAACACCGCCGCCTGGGCCGAGTGGCGCTTCGGTGCCGGCCGCGGCGAGGACCACCTCGTCATGATCACGCTGGGCACCGGAATCGGCGGCGCGATCCTGGAGGACGGCCAGGTCAAGCGCGGCAAGTTCGGCGTCGCCGGCGAGTTCGGCCATATGCAGGTCGTGCCCGGCGGCCACCGCTGCCCCTGCGGCAACCGCGGCTGCTGGGAGCAGTACAGCTCCGGCAACGCGCTGGTCCGCGAGGCCCGCGAGCTCGCCGCCGCCGACTCCCCGGTGGCGTACGGGATCATCGAGCACGTCAAGGGCGACATCTCCGAGATCACCGGCCCGATGATCACCGAGCTGGCCCGCGAGGGCGACGCCATGTGCATCGAGCTCCTCCAGGACATCGGCCAGTGGCTCGGCGTCGGCATCGCCAACCTCGCGGCGGCCCTCGATCCCTCCTGCTTCGTCATCGGCGGCGGCGTCAGCGCGGCCGACGACCTGCTGATCGGCCCGGCCCGCGACGCCTTCCGACGCCACCTGACCGGCCGCGGCTACCGCCCCGAGGCCCGGATCGCCCGCGCCCAGCTCGGCCCCGAGGCCGGCATGGTCGGCGCCGCGGACCTCGCCCGGCTCGTCGCGCGCCGCTTCCGGCGCGCCAACCGGCGCCGGGTGGAGCGCTACGAGCGGTACGAGCGCTACGCCGAGTCGCGCCGCTCCGCACAGGACTCGCTGTGA